A stretch of DNA from Gymnodinialimonas sp. 57CJ19:
GGCGGGTAGTTAACTCAAATTTTAGGAACGGCAAAATCGGCCCTGAGTCCTGTGTTGGCCCGTATGAGGCCCACTAGATTTAGAGGACACGCCTTAAAGCTATACCTTAACGTCCCCCAGCAAGCCCTTGTCTTGGATGGAGAATTGAGCGGCTGCAAGCTTTGCCACCGGCACCCGGTACGGAGAGCACGACACATAGTCGAAACCCGCCTTGCGCGAGAACTCAACCGACTCTGGATGGCCGCCGTGTTCGCCGCAAAGCGCCAGGGTCAGTTCGGGCCGCACCGAGCGCCCCCGCTCAGCGCCCAGAAGCACCAACTCCCCCACACCGTCCATGTCCAACTCTCGAAACGGATCCTCCGGGAAGACCCCCTGTTGCACGTAGGCGGACATGAAACGGCCCGCATCATCGCGGCTGAGGCCATAGGTCATTTGGGTCAAGTCATTGGTGCCGAACGACAAAAACGCCGCATGTTCGGCGATCTCTCCGGCCCGCAGGGCAGCACGCGGCGTTTCAACCATGACGCCAAGGCGATAGGTGAAATTCACGCCGGTTTTGTTGCGCACTTCGGCAGCAATACCGTCAATGGCGGCTTTCACAATCTCCACTTCACGGCGGGCCGTGACCAGGGGGATCATGATCTCTGGGACGATCGGCGCGCCTTTCTTGGAGGACGCAACGGTCGCCTCAAAAATCGCGCGGGCCTGCATGTCATAGATCTCAGGCACGGTAATGCCCAAGCGGACCCCACGCATCCCCAACATCGGGTTGAATTCCTGCAACGCCTCAATTCGCTGCGCCACACGGCTCACCGGTATGTCCAGCGCTTCCGCCAAGGCGCGGATGCCATCGCGGTCACGGGGCAGGAATTCGTGCAAGGGCGGGTCAAACAGGCGGATTGTGACGGGCTGGCCCTTCATCAACTCGAACAATTTGGTGAAATCTTCCCGCTGCATCGGCAGCAAGCGATCAAGGGACGCCGCGCGATCCTGGGCGTTCTCGGCAAAGATCATCTCGCGCATCACTGTCATGCGCGTGGCGTCGAAGAACATATGCTCGGTCCGGCACAGGCCGATCCCGTCCACCCCGAAACTCTGCGCCATGGCCGCATCTTCGGGCGTGTCTGCGTTGGCGCGAATACCAATATCACGGGCCTCATCGGCCCAATCCATCAGTTTGGCGAAGGCACCGCCCAGGGCGGGTTCGATCATCTCCGCCGCGCCGACGAGCACTTCCCCCGCCGAGCCGTCAATGGTGATGATATCGCCCTCATGAAACACCCGACGCCCCGGCACCGTGATGGTTTTCTTGCGCGCATCCAGTTGCAGGCTCGTCGCGCCCGCCACGCAGGGCAGGCCCAAACCGCGGGCAATGACCGCCGCATGGGAGGTCACGCCACCGCGTTCTGTCAAAATCGCCTGTGCCGCGTGCATTCCTCGAATATCCTCGGGCGAGGTTTCGCGGCGCACCAGAATACAAGGCTCCCCCTGCGCGGCGGCAGCGGTGGCACCGGCGCTTGAGAACACGATCTTACCGGTCGCGGCACCGGGGGCGGCGGGAATGCCCGTGGTCAGCAAATCACGATCCCCGCCGGGTTTGACCTGCCGGTGTAGCAATCCGTTGAGCGTATACGGGGGAATGCGCATCAACGCCTCTTCCCGAGAAATCACGCCGGTTTCCGAGAGGGCGACGGCGATTTCAACCTCACCGCGGGCTGAACGGGGGGTGCGTATGGCATCGAGGATCGACAGTTCCCCATCCATCAACGTGAATTCGATCTGCATTTCTTCGCGCAGCCGGTGACGCATCACACCGTGGGCATTGCGCAGGGCTTGCAATTGCTCGGGCGCGACATCTTCCAAGGCAGCGCCACGGGGGTCGCTTTCGATAAATTGCGCCGCCCCTTCTGTCAGCGCCTGACGCCCCTGCCCGCGGGGCAGATATCGCCCGGTAACTTGAGGTTCCCCGGTGTCGGAGGAAACGAACTGAATGACCCCTGCCCCGGAAATCCCCTGCGCCGGGCCAAGCGCCATCTTCTGCACTACAAGGCCAAGCCCCGCATCGGCGGGCGCCCCTCGGGCTTGCCGCAAGAGCCGCGCCGTCGTCCCTTCCCACGCCCGCGCCATGGAGCGCAGAACTTCCGCCAATTGCACCGTGGGGTCCTGCGGAAACGGCTCTTCCATCTCGGCCTCATAGGCCGCCTTGGCGATTCTTGGGGTGATGGGGTTTTCAAAATCATCGGCATCAAGGCGATGGACGTGCACCGCGTAGGAGCGGATGAAATTCGTATAGACCGCGCCCGCCACGTCGGGGCCGTGGGTTTGCGCCAGCGCGTCATGGGTGGCGTCACACATGCCGACATTCAGGATCGTGCCCGGCCCGCCCCAATCGGGCGTTTCCGAAGACGACCGCACAGACAAGAGCGCACCGGAGCCAAACAGGCCCACCAGCGATTCCAGATCAGGCATCCGCCCTTCCGCGATCGCGCGCACTGTATCGAAGCTGAGCGCGACCGTTGGCGGCACGGGCATATCCAGCCGCACCAACCGCTGAAGGCACTTCGCACGGTTCCCATGCCGGTCCTTGCGGATATCGGCGGTGGGTGTGATCTCGGTGAAGTCAGGCGTG
This window harbors:
- a CDS encoding putative PEP-binding protein → MLTTPDFTEITPTADIRKDRHGNRAKCLQRLVRLDMPVPPTVALSFDTVRAIAEGRMPDLESLVGLFGSGALLSVRSSSETPDWGGPGTILNVGMCDATHDALAQTHGPDVAGAVYTNFIRSYAVHVHRLDADDFENPITPRIAKAAYEAEMEEPFPQDPTVQLAEVLRSMARAWEGTTARLLRQARGAPADAGLGLVVQKMALGPAQGISGAGVIQFVSSDTGEPQVTGRYLPRGQGRQALTEGAAQFIESDPRGAALEDVAPEQLQALRNAHGVMRHRLREEMQIEFTLMDGELSILDAIRTPRSARGEVEIAVALSETGVISREEALMRIPPYTLNGLLHRQVKPGGDRDLLTTGIPAAPGAATGKIVFSSAGATAAAAQGEPCILVRRETSPEDIRGMHAAQAILTERGGVTSHAAVIARGLGLPCVAGATSLQLDARKKTITVPGRRVFHEGDIITIDGSAGEVLVGAAEMIEPALGGAFAKLMDWADEARDIGIRANADTPEDAAMAQSFGVDGIGLCRTEHMFFDATRMTVMREMIFAENAQDRAASLDRLLPMQREDFTKLFELMKGQPVTIRLFDPPLHEFLPRDRDGIRALAEALDIPVSRVAQRIEALQEFNPMLGMRGVRLGITVPEIYDMQARAIFEATVASSKKGAPIVPEIMIPLVTARREVEIVKAAIDGIAAEVRNKTGVNFTYRLGVMVETPRAALRAGEIAEHAAFLSFGTNDLTQMTYGLSRDDAGRFMSAYVQQGVFPEDPFRELDMDGVGELVLLGAERGRSVRPELTLALCGEHGGHPESVEFSRKAGFDYVSCSPYRVPVAKLAAAQFSIQDKGLLGDVKV